The following proteins are co-located in the Paenibacillus sp. JNUCC32 genome:
- a CDS encoding glycoside hydrolase family 88/105 protein produces the protein MKQESRWSVLTADTILSQADSEGLHSEIARRWAYVPGMMLMAIARTGDCYSKDAYIDFMKRHMDLFVQADGDIRGYRIEEYNLDQINQGKNLFALSARFHDSRYEKASHSLAAQLIGQPRTTDGGFWHKKVYPFQMWLDGLYMSSPFLAQYAKTYNRPEWFDEVAHQLLLVERRTRDRTTGLLYHGWDEAKEQVWADPESGRSPHYWSRALGWYAMALVDSLEYFPVDHPKRGTIMGIFERLSRALGRYQEKESGLWFQVLDQGFREGNYLETSGSSMFIYALAKGVRLQYLEQPSRSIAERAYEGLVQRFVEVNDTGVHLHSICLGAGLSDDRNGSYEYYIGEKKVSDAQIGVAPFILASLEMERLEDSRVGGSI, from the coding sequence TTGAAACAAGAGAGCAGATGGTCCGTCTTGACGGCGGATACCATTCTCAGTCAAGCGGACAGCGAGGGACTTCACTCTGAAATTGCCCGTCGGTGGGCGTATGTACCCGGGATGATGCTCATGGCGATCGCCCGCACAGGGGATTGTTATAGCAAGGATGCTTATATTGATTTCATGAAAAGGCATATGGATCTGTTTGTTCAAGCGGATGGGGACATTCGGGGATATCGCATCGAAGAGTATAATCTGGACCAGATCAACCAGGGGAAAAATTTATTTGCTCTGAGCGCCAGATTTCATGACTCCCGTTATGAAAAGGCTTCCCATTCGCTGGCCGCCCAGCTGATCGGCCAGCCCAGGACGACGGACGGCGGGTTCTGGCACAAGAAAGTTTACCCGTTTCAGATGTGGCTGGATGGACTCTATATGTCTTCGCCATTTCTGGCGCAATATGCGAAAACCTACAACCGACCTGAATGGTTCGACGAGGTAGCCCATCAGCTTCTGCTGGTGGAGCGAAGAACCCGGGATCGCACAACGGGGCTCTTGTATCACGGATGGGATGAAGCGAAGGAACAAGTATGGGCCGATCCGGAAAGCGGCCGCTCCCCGCATTATTGGAGCAGGGCCTTAGGCTGGTATGCAATGGCGCTGGTGGACAGTCTCGAGTATTTCCCGGTGGATCATCCGAAGCGCGGTACGATCATGGGCATATTCGAACGGTTAAGCCGGGCGCTGGGACGGTATCAGGAGAAAGAGAGCGGGCTGTGGTTCCAGGTGCTCGATCAAGGCTTCCGGGAAGGCAATTATCTCGAAACCTCCGGCTCCTCGATGTTTATTTATGCATTGGCCAAGGGAGTGCGGCTCCAATACCTGGAGCAGCCTTCAAGATCCATTGCGGAAAGGGCTTACGAAGGTTTGGTACAGCGGTTTGTCGAGGTTAACGATACCGGCGTGCATCTACATTCCATATGCCTTGGAGCGGGGCTCAGCGACGACCGCAACGGCTCTTACGAATATTACATCGGCGAGAAAAAGGTGTCGGACGCCCAGATCGGCGTCGCGCCTTTCATCCTTGCAAGTCTGGAAATGGAGCGGTTGGAAGATTCAAGGGTAGGAGGTTCTATATGA
- a CDS encoding pectinesterase family protein: MKITVDPSGQGDFVTVQSAVDSIPEQADSLVILEIKKGVYREKITIPSSKPAIRMIGEGAEETILTYSDNAHTLGEDGQPLGTFRSGSLYVYADDFSAEQLTVRNDSGPGTGQAVAAFIDADRVSFQHVRLEGDQDTLYVSGGRHYFAECFIEGDVDFIFGPAAAVFDRCMIRCKRSGGYLTAANTPKAAEFGYVFLDCTISGAPGVENVYLGRPWRDYANVVFIRCEMDGSVHPQGWHNWNQPDREQTSRYAEFDSRGPGAAPSLRVSWSRDLTEAEAKPFTIEQVLSGQDGWCSPYAPVSSKLKKG, translated from the coding sequence ATGAAAATCACGGTAGATCCCAGCGGACAAGGCGACTTCGTGACAGTACAGTCCGCTGTTGACTCGATTCCCGAGCAGGCCGATTCCCTTGTCATCCTCGAAATCAAAAAGGGTGTGTATCGCGAGAAAATCACGATCCCTTCATCAAAGCCAGCTATTCGCATGATCGGCGAAGGAGCCGAAGAAACGATTCTTACCTATTCGGATAACGCCCACACCCTGGGGGAAGATGGGCAGCCCCTTGGCACCTTTCGCAGTGGAAGCTTGTATGTCTACGCCGACGATTTCAGCGCCGAACAATTGACCGTCCGCAACGATTCCGGACCTGGAACGGGCCAGGCTGTCGCCGCCTTTATCGATGCCGACCGGGTGTCCTTTCAGCATGTAAGGCTCGAAGGCGATCAAGATACGCTTTATGTATCCGGCGGACGTCATTACTTTGCCGAATGCTTTATCGAAGGAGATGTCGATTTCATATTTGGGCCGGCAGCGGCCGTATTCGACCGGTGCATGATCCGCTGCAAGCGGTCCGGCGGTTACCTGACCGCAGCCAATACGCCGAAGGCAGCGGAGTTCGGCTATGTCTTTCTGGACTGCACCATATCGGGAGCACCCGGCGTTGAGAACGTATACCTCGGCCGGCCGTGGCGCGACTACGCCAATGTGGTGTTCATCCGATGCGAGATGGACGGCTCGGTTCATCCGCAGGGCTGGCATAACTGGAACCAGCCGGATCGCGAGCAGACATCCCGTTATGCCGAATTCGACAGCCGCGGCCCCGGAGCAGCCCCCTCCCTGAGGGTTTCGTGGTCCAGGGACCTTACCGAAGCCGAGGCTAAACCGTTTACGATTGAACAAGTGCTCAGTGGACAAGACGGTTGGTGTTCGCCTTACGCACCCGTTTCGTCTAAGCTGAAGAAAGGTTGA
- a CDS encoding serine hydrolase domain-containing protein, with amino-acid sequence MTERNMNLHSFMLLRHGKVAAEGHYYPFRKNARHPIFSVSKSLTSAAIGIAIGEGLISLEDKVIAFFPDKQPEAVHPYTASMTIRHLLSMQTVHRKSTNKEARDIVFEYLHTPPSHPPGTVFAYDTTGTHTLCAILQRVTGTTVHEYLETRLFQPLGMQDIEWETCPLGINQGGSGAYCTPEDMARFGQLYLQDGVWNGIRILPEGWVEQSTSKAVDNSSAGILLEGRSGYGYQFWRARRQAYCAFGAGGQFILVMPEQDAVFVSTANTMLNRDEHQGILDSVWTHLVPSMSAFCPLDDADYQRMQQRLSALKLHLPKGSSSSTAATEVSGQQYRLSANEPGWMYCRFTFSEQQCELIFVHETGHARVICSMNAWHIGPDPFYGLTSACGAVWADSSTCLIYIQLLEVQQMFILTCRFDRDGLVLQIKPAGALITNDLDLVLIGTKIDAP; translated from the coding sequence ATGACGGAAAGGAATATGAACCTGCACAGCTTTATGCTGCTAAGGCATGGCAAAGTGGCTGCTGAAGGCCACTACTACCCTTTTCGAAAGAATGCAAGGCATCCGATATTCTCCGTCAGCAAAAGCCTGACTTCTGCAGCCATCGGTATCGCCATTGGAGAAGGGCTAATCTCCCTGGAGGACAAGGTCATTGCATTTTTTCCCGACAAGCAGCCGGAGGCCGTACACCCGTATACGGCCAGCATGACCATCCGGCATCTGCTGAGCATGCAAACCGTTCACCGGAAATCCACCAATAAGGAGGCCCGGGATATCGTATTCGAATATCTTCATACGCCTCCAAGCCATCCCCCCGGTACCGTCTTTGCTTACGATACAACGGGTACGCATACGCTATGTGCCATCCTTCAACGAGTCACGGGAACCACCGTGCACGAATATCTCGAAACACGCTTGTTCCAGCCCCTCGGGATGCAGGATATCGAATGGGAGACTTGTCCGCTCGGCATTAACCAGGGCGGCAGCGGAGCCTATTGCACGCCCGAGGATATGGCAAGGTTCGGCCAGCTTTATCTGCAGGACGGAGTCTGGAACGGGATCCGGATTCTGCCGGAGGGCTGGGTAGAACAAAGCACATCCAAGGCGGTCGATAACTCCAGTGCCGGAATTCTTTTGGAAGGTCGAAGCGGGTACGGATACCAATTCTGGCGGGCCAGGCGTCAAGCCTACTGCGCTTTCGGCGCGGGTGGACAATTCATCCTCGTCATGCCGGAACAAGATGCCGTTTTCGTCTCGACGGCCAACACCATGCTGAACCGGGATGAGCACCAAGGGATCCTGGATAGCGTTTGGACGCATCTGGTTCCTTCAATGAGTGCGTTCTGCCCCCTTGATGATGCCGATTATCAACGGATGCAGCAGCGTCTGAGCGCTTTGAAACTCCATCTGCCGAAGGGAAGCTCCTCCTCCACAGCGGCCACGGAGGTCTCTGGGCAGCAATACCGCCTCTCAGCAAATGAGCCGGGTTGGATGTATTGTCGCTTTACGTTCAGTGAGCAACAATGCGAGCTCATTTTCGTACATGAAACGGGTCATGCCAGGGTTATATGCTCCATGAACGCTTGGCATATCGGTCCTGATCCTTTTTATGGCCTTACCTCCGCCTGTGGTGCCGTATGGGCAGACTCGTCGACTTGCTTGATCTACATTCAACTGCTGGAGGTGCAGCAGATGTTTATCCTAACCTGCCGTTTCGACCGCGATGGTCTTGTACTGCAAATCAAGCCGGCAGGGGCGCTCATAACGAATGATTTGGACCTCGTGCTCATCGGAACGAAAATCGATGCTCCATGA
- a CDS encoding extracellular solute-binding protein, which translates to MKKRWMTTVMAMLAGMMVVTACGDKSGGSGVNGDGPYPLTLVVNQVGEIPDPNNPMEEKIREYTNTDLRIQWIPYSAYDEKVNVMVASNELPKLIKLNYTPTTISSLEADLFWDITTHLKNYPNLAAQPQAYYDNISVNGKVYGIPLFRDMGRAIVSYRKDWLDAAGLKEPVTLDDWYEIIRYSTEEDPDGNGKRDTYGMMLDKGYNQGTASTLTRLAVSQGAPNKWGIDEQGNFYPEFESEQFFEVMKLFRRLYEEKLINQDFAVVDSSELNKVYESGRANIRISGGNGQSLQTKLEKVVPEAVVDVSALQGPEGVRVPGESGNTGFLAIPKSTVKSEEELAKVLTFVDKLLDPEMVNVINKGIEGVHYEVEGDYTVTIDADKDAQEVKPYRDTFPQRGDLYNMEKKAKGTELFNKNKQIVYENENYIVPNPALTLKSNTYNERGGELEQIITDAQTKFIMGQIDEAGWKAEVERWRKSGGDQMAAEYKESYENQE; encoded by the coding sequence ATGAAGAAAAGATGGATGACAACCGTGATGGCGATGCTGGCGGGGATGATGGTTGTAACGGCTTGCGGAGACAAGAGCGGCGGGAGCGGAGTCAATGGCGACGGGCCTTATCCGCTCACTCTGGTGGTGAACCAGGTGGGAGAAATACCTGACCCGAACAATCCGATGGAGGAAAAAATACGCGAATACACGAACACGGATCTGCGGATTCAGTGGATACCTTACTCCGCATACGACGAGAAGGTTAACGTCATGGTCGCTTCCAATGAGCTTCCGAAGCTGATCAAGCTGAACTATACGCCAACTACCATCAGCTCGCTCGAAGCCGATCTGTTCTGGGACATCACAACCCATTTGAAAAATTATCCGAATTTGGCCGCACAGCCGCAAGCCTATTACGACAATATCAGCGTGAACGGCAAAGTATACGGCATCCCTCTGTTCCGGGACATGGGCCGGGCGATCGTCAGCTACCGCAAGGACTGGCTCGATGCAGCCGGCTTGAAGGAACCGGTGACCCTGGATGATTGGTATGAAATTATCCGGTACAGCACGGAAGAGGATCCCGATGGCAACGGTAAAAGGGACACCTACGGAATGATGCTGGACAAAGGCTATAACCAGGGTACGGCATCAACATTGACCCGGCTTGCCGTTTCCCAAGGCGCACCTAATAAATGGGGCATCGACGAGCAGGGCAATTTCTATCCGGAGTTCGAATCCGAGCAGTTCTTCGAGGTTATGAAGCTGTTCCGAAGATTGTATGAAGAGAAGCTGATCAACCAGGATTTCGCCGTGGTGGATTCCTCCGAGCTCAATAAGGTGTATGAATCGGGCCGCGCGAATATCCGGATCTCCGGCGGTAACGGCCAATCGCTGCAAACCAAGCTGGAGAAGGTCGTTCCGGAAGCGGTTGTCGACGTATCGGCGCTGCAAGGACCTGAAGGCGTTCGGGTTCCGGGGGAAAGCGGTAATACCGGCTTTCTGGCGATCCCGAAATCGACGGTCAAGTCTGAAGAAGAGCTGGCTAAAGTGCTGACCTTCGTTGACAAGCTGCTGGATCCGGAGATGGTTAATGTCATTAATAAAGGTATCGAAGGCGTCCATTACGAAGTCGAAGGCGATTATACCGTAACGATCGATGCGGATAAGGACGCTCAAGAGGTCAAGCCTTATCGCGATACGTTTCCGCAACGGGGAGATTTGTACAACATGGAGAAGAAAGCGAAAGGAACGGAGCTGTTCAACAAAAATAAACAAATCGTGTACGAGAACGAGAACTATATCGTGCCGAATCCGGCGCTTACCTTGAAATCCAATACGTATAATGAACGCGGCGGCGAGCTGGAGCAGATCATCACCGATGCGCAAACCAAGTTTATTATGGGACAGATTGACGAGGCCGGCTGGAAGGCCGAAGTGGAGAGATGGAGAAAGAGCGGCGGCGATCAAATGGCTGCGGAATATAAAGAGTCCTACGAGAATCAAGAATAG
- a CDS encoding carbohydrate ABC transporter permease, translated as MRQDQTWGNRLFDIINHSVLFIVAIVCVLPFVYVLAVSFASPAEVAKGGLILWPKEWSLVSYQYIFSSDTLPRSLLVSIYITVVGTLINLAFTSLMAYPLSKPHLRGRNPILLGVLITMLFSGGMIPTYFVVNGLNLTNTLWSLMIPNAISAFNLIVLKNFFQQIPDGLEDSAKIDGCNDLGVLIRIVLPLSLPAMATFGLFYAVAHWNTFFNAILYINDNEKWPIQVLLREIVILAQSRVGDASFDEMDVQPLTIRMAVIVFATVPILLVYPFLQKHFAKGVMLGSVKG; from the coding sequence GTGCGTCAAGATCAAACCTGGGGCAATCGCCTGTTTGATATCATTAACCATTCGGTATTATTCATCGTTGCGATCGTGTGTGTTCTGCCATTCGTGTATGTGCTGGCGGTATCCTTTGCCAGTCCTGCGGAAGTCGCCAAAGGCGGGTTGATTCTATGGCCCAAAGAATGGTCGCTCGTATCGTATCAATATATTTTCTCGTCGGATACACTGCCGCGAAGCTTGCTCGTGTCGATCTATATTACGGTAGTAGGAACGCTGATCAACCTGGCGTTTACGTCGCTGATGGCTTATCCGTTGTCCAAGCCTCATCTCCGGGGGAGAAATCCCATCCTTCTCGGTGTTTTGATCACGATGCTCTTTAGCGGTGGCATGATTCCAACGTACTTTGTCGTGAACGGATTGAATCTGACCAACACGTTATGGTCTTTGATGATTCCCAATGCCATCAGTGCGTTTAACCTGATCGTGCTGAAGAACTTCTTCCAGCAGATTCCCGACGGGCTGGAGGATTCCGCAAAAATCGACGGCTGTAACGACCTGGGAGTCCTGATACGGATCGTGCTTCCCTTGTCCCTTCCAGCCATGGCGACATTTGGTTTGTTTTATGCGGTTGCTCACTGGAACACGTTTTTCAATGCGATTCTGTACATCAATGATAACGAGAAGTGGCCGATTCAGGTCCTGCTTAGGGAAATCGTGATTTTGGCACAGAGCCGCGTGGGGGATGCCAGCTTTGACGAAATGGACGTGCAGCCGTTAACGATCCGTATGGCGGTCATCGTCTTTGCCACCGTGCCGATTCTGCTCGTGTATCCTTTTCTGCAGAAGCATTTTGCTAAGGGCGTTATGCTGGGCTCTGTGAAAGGTTAA
- a CDS encoding ABC transporter permease — MKSNQTPAAAGPQVKGELSPEKRKLLLRDLVRDRWMYLMLLPGVLYFIVFKYVPMYGVTMAFQDYKPHTGFFGSPWVGFKHFERFFSEPQFWMLFRNTIILALYNLIFFFPLPIILALMLNELRRERFKRFVQTLIYIPHFVSWVVVVGIFYILFTTENGLLNEIIYQITGEKIAFLLEKDWFRTMIVSQSIWKEVGWGTVIFLAALAGVDLQQYEAARIDGAGRWSQLWHITLPAIRSTIIILLILRLGNFLDSGFEQIFLMITPTNREVSEVFDTYVYTKGMTQAQYSYSAAVGLFKSFVGLILVLGSNWMAKRFGEEGVY, encoded by the coding sequence ATGAAATCTAATCAAACTCCGGCTGCGGCAGGCCCGCAAGTAAAAGGGGAACTGAGTCCGGAGAAAAGAAAGCTATTACTGAGGGATCTGGTCAGGGACAGGTGGATGTATCTGATGCTGCTGCCCGGCGTGCTGTATTTTATCGTATTTAAATATGTTCCGATGTACGGGGTGACGATGGCTTTTCAAGATTACAAGCCGCATACCGGATTCTTTGGCAGCCCGTGGGTCGGGTTCAAGCATTTCGAGCGCTTTTTCAGTGAGCCGCAGTTTTGGATGCTCTTTCGAAACACCATTATTTTAGCGTTATATAATCTGATCTTTTTCTTTCCGCTGCCGATTATATTGGCGCTCATGCTGAATGAGTTAAGGCGGGAACGCTTCAAACGATTTGTACAAACGTTGATCTATATTCCGCATTTTGTATCCTGGGTTGTCGTTGTAGGTATTTTCTATATTCTGTTTACGACCGAGAACGGCCTTCTCAATGAGATCATTTACCAGATAACGGGCGAGAAAATCGCATTCTTGCTGGAGAAGGATTGGTTTCGGACGATGATTGTTTCCCAGTCGATATGGAAGGAAGTGGGCTGGGGCACCGTGATCTTTCTTGCCGCCCTTGCAGGCGTAGATCTGCAGCAGTATGAGGCCGCACGGATCGACGGAGCCGGACGCTGGAGCCAGCTGTGGCATATTACGCTGCCGGCCATCCGAAGCACGATCATCATTTTGCTTATTCTTCGTTTAGGCAACTTCCTGGACTCGGGCTTCGAGCAAATCTTCCTCATGATCACGCCGACGAATCGGGAAGTGAGTGAAGTATTCGATACGTACGTGTACACCAAAGGGATGACGCAGGCCCAGTACAGTTACAGTGCCGCCGTCGGCCTGTTTAAATCCTTTGTCGGATTGATTCTGGTTCTCGGATCAAACTGGATGGCCAAGCGATTCGGGGAAGAAGGCGTGTACTAG